One genomic window of Bacillus sp. S3 includes the following:
- a CDS encoding LacI family DNA-binding transcriptional regulator, with translation MVTIYDIAKKANVSAMTVSRVINHSDKISEQTRKKVEAVIKELNYIPNSSARSLVSKKTKILSLMITDISNPFFTSVARGAEDKALQMGYQLLLCNSDENIEKESKYIDMLISTGSDGVLLAPASDSSKKNIRKLTKHNIPFVLIDRYIEDLRCDQVLSDNETTTRKLMEHLIEQGHRRIAIINGPLDVATSRERHQAYCDTLHLHGLPINQKWIHQSPFFQDSDVSSKIKKLLQLPVSERPTAIFATSNFLGLNTVKALKKFDIKVPEEIAVVCYDEVPNYTENELFLTAAEQPSYDFGYMGAQMLIERIEKTSPENPRKIVLPADFHIRASSLYKMNE, from the coding sequence TTGGTAACGATTTATGATATAGCAAAAAAAGCCAATGTCTCTGCTATGACCGTCTCTAGAGTAATTAATCATTCTGATAAAATCAGTGAACAAACGAGGAAAAAAGTTGAGGCGGTTATTAAAGAATTGAATTATATACCAAACAGTTCAGCGAGAAGCTTAGTCTCCAAGAAAACGAAAATTTTATCGTTAATGATTACCGATATATCTAACCCGTTTTTTACTAGTGTCGCTCGTGGTGCAGAAGACAAAGCCCTGCAAATGGGTTATCAACTGTTGCTTTGCAATAGTGATGAAAATATTGAAAAAGAATCAAAGTATATTGACATGCTGATTTCAACTGGGTCTGACGGTGTTCTGCTGGCTCCGGCGAGCGACTCTTCGAAAAAAAATATTCGTAAGCTGACCAAACACAATATACCGTTTGTATTAATCGATCGTTACATCGAGGATCTGAGGTGCGATCAAGTTCTGAGTGATAATGAAACCACCACTCGAAAGTTAATGGAACATTTAATTGAGCAAGGACATAGAAGAATTGCAATCATTAATGGTCCATTAGATGTTGCCACTTCTAGGGAACGTCATCAAGCGTATTGTGATACGCTTCATTTACATGGGTTGCCGATTAATCAAAAGTGGATTCACCAAAGTCCATTTTTCCAGGATAGCGATGTTTCCAGTAAGATTAAAAAACTTCTTCAGCTGCCTGTAAGTGAGCGCCCAACTGCAATTTTTGCGACAAGTAACTTTTTGGGGTTAAATACTGTAAAAGCTCTAAAAAAATTCGATATAAAAGTCCCTGAAGAGATAGCTGTCGTTTGTTATGATGAAGTACCAAATTATACGGAGAATGAACTTTTTCTAACAGCTGCCGAACAGCCTTCCTATGATTTTGGATATATGGGGGCTCAAATGCTCATTGAACGAATTGAAAAAACAAGTCCAGAAAATCCAAGGAAAATTGTACTTCCTGCAGATTTCCATATACGAGCATCTTCACTTTATAAAATGAACGAATAA
- a CDS encoding DUF4091 domain-containing protein yields MELEFVTRCLSSLTKVFAVQELKVKAINSGSVLLNETYSFQVAFKSRTLVKSIKVKVNSALNEKVTVRSVGLVPSELPCYHDHDDLILKSTPGLYPDPLYPMPDKDGLVAFPEQWRSIWITVDLQGDSNPGRYPIEVIFEKENGECLGKEVFELEVIAAELPEQKLIHTEWFHTDCLATHYHVDVFSEEHWKRIEQFVQTAAKHGMNMILTPIFTPPLDTEVGGERPTVQLVDVEKSGEKFSFQFENLKRWIDLGRKQGIKYFEFSHLFTQWGAKHAPKIVGNENGELKQLFGWETDAMSLEYRVFLQQFLPSLLEFINQNNLKDQCFFHVSDEPHLTQVESYKNASVILKEYLKDFPIIDALSDYTIYEKGLVKNPIPSNDHINAFIENGVENLWTYYCCAQYKKVANRFFSMPSFRNRVLGIQLYKYKIAGFLHWGYNFWYAQYSKKAIDPFKNTDANYAFPSGDAFLVYPGEDGPIESIRLEVLNEALQDLRALQLLESVVGREQVLDLLQEGLDYEITFEQYPKDQEWYLEKREQINEKIKREGVVCQH; encoded by the coding sequence ATGGAGCTAGAATTTGTAACAAGATGTTTAAGTTCTTTGACAAAGGTTTTTGCTGTTCAAGAATTGAAAGTCAAGGCTATTAATAGTGGGTCAGTACTTTTAAATGAAACGTACTCTTTTCAGGTTGCTTTTAAATCTAGAACACTAGTAAAAAGTATTAAGGTGAAAGTAAATTCAGCACTTAATGAGAAGGTCACGGTCCGTTCTGTAGGACTGGTTCCATCCGAATTACCATGTTATCACGATCATGATGATCTTATCCTTAAATCAACACCTGGATTATATCCAGATCCGCTTTATCCGATGCCTGACAAAGACGGTTTAGTAGCTTTCCCAGAGCAGTGGCGTTCTATTTGGATTACTGTTGATCTTCAGGGAGACAGTAATCCAGGCAGATATCCGATTGAAGTAATTTTTGAAAAGGAAAATGGGGAATGCCTGGGTAAGGAGGTTTTCGAATTAGAGGTTATAGCCGCCGAGCTTCCTGAGCAAAAATTAATACATACAGAGTGGTTCCATACCGATTGCCTGGCAACACATTATCATGTAGATGTCTTTAGTGAGGAGCATTGGAAAAGAATTGAGCAATTTGTTCAAACTGCGGCAAAGCATGGAATGAATATGATACTCACACCAATCTTTACACCGCCTCTAGATACCGAGGTCGGGGGAGAGCGGCCGACTGTTCAGCTTGTTGATGTAGAAAAGTCAGGTGAAAAATTCTCTTTCCAATTTGAAAATCTAAAAAGATGGATTGATTTAGGTAGAAAGCAAGGAATCAAGTATTTTGAGTTCTCTCATCTCTTTACACAATGGGGAGCAAAGCATGCACCGAAAATAGTTGGTAATGAAAATGGAGAATTGAAACAATTATTTGGTTGGGAAACCGATGCAATGAGTCTTGAATATCGAGTTTTTCTTCAGCAATTTCTTCCTAGTTTGCTAGAATTTATTAACCAGAATAATTTAAAAGACCAATGCTTTTTCCATGTTTCAGATGAGCCGCATCTGACCCAGGTTGAATCTTATAAAAATGCTAGTGTGATTCTGAAAGAATACTTAAAAGATTTTCCTATTATTGACGCTCTTTCAGACTATACGATCTATGAAAAGGGCCTTGTCAAAAATCCGATTCCCTCCAATGATCATATCAATGCCTTTATAGAGAATGGGGTAGAAAATCTTTGGACCTATTATTGCTGTGCCCAATATAAAAAAGTTGCAAACCGATTTTTCTCGATGCCATCGTTTCGTAATCGGGTTTTAGGTATCCAGCTATATAAATATAAAATCGCTGGCTTTCTTCATTGGGGATATAATTTTTGGTATGCACAATATTCGAAAAAAGCGATCGATCCATTTAAAAATACGGATGCCAATTATGCATTCCCTTCCGGAGATGCTTTTCTTGTTTATCCGGGTGAAGATGGTCCAATCGAATCGATAAGACTCGAGGTATTAAATGAAGCACTGCAAGATTTGAGAGCGCTGCAATTGCTGGAAAGCGTTGTTGGAAGAGAACAAGTTTTAGATCTTTTGCAAGAAGGGCTGGATTATGAAATAACCTTTGAACAATATCCAAAAGATCAAGAGTGGTACCTTGAAAAAAGGGAACAGATTAATGAAAAAATTAAGAGAGAAGGTGTAGTATGTCAGCATTGA
- a CDS encoding AraC family transcriptional regulator, whose protein sequence is MGYLQPEVNRNYVHSDLQATCNIYSIFHLVVQAPYSYPYHSHPGYFELSMVLKGCQVITIDGKTYEQLPGDITLVLPDQVHKMEVQKSASLEFFVMIFNINDPMFTNWLKYKNENFFPVGSKLNTIISPKLKTILNKFIVLNGPSKRMHILAMVYDLCSTLTDLMENDTPIKPGAFTLAQKIAEKIEVLSTLHSTLKKDENTSIQQIADDLGVSLSYCNRIFHKFYEMSPRQYLSELKLREAKKLLEQDYPILQVAEILGFGDSAQFSRQFKRWTNLSPSAYKKIHRNSVFIQHH, encoded by the coding sequence ATGGGTTATTTACAACCGGAAGTTAATCGAAATTATGTTCACTCAGATTTGCAGGCAACATGTAATATTTATTCTATCTTTCATCTAGTCGTTCAAGCTCCATATTCCTACCCATACCATTCCCATCCTGGCTATTTTGAACTAAGCATGGTTTTGAAGGGGTGCCAGGTTATAACGATTGATGGAAAAACGTACGAACAGCTTCCAGGAGATATTACACTAGTCCTTCCCGATCAAGTGCATAAAATGGAAGTTCAGAAAAGTGCATCACTCGAGTTTTTTGTGATGATTTTTAATATAAATGACCCAATGTTCACTAATTGGTTAAAATATAAAAATGAAAACTTCTTCCCAGTCGGCTCGAAATTGAATACGATCATTTCTCCGAAGTTAAAAACCATTTTAAATAAGTTTATAGTATTAAATGGTCCTTCTAAAAGAATGCATATACTTGCAATGGTATATGACCTATGCTCCACGTTGACAGATCTGATGGAAAACGATACACCAATAAAGCCTGGAGCATTTACATTGGCACAAAAAATCGCAGAAAAGATTGAAGTATTAAGCACACTGCATTCCACTTTAAAGAAAGATGAAAATACGAGTATCCAGCAGATTGCGGATGATTTAGGTGTCAGTTTATCTTACTGCAATCGCATTTTCCATAAGTTTTATGAGATGTCACCGCGTCAATATTTATCTGAATTAAAATTAAGGGAAGCAAAAAAGCTTCTGGAACAGGATTATCCCATTCTTCAAGTGGCTGAAATCTTAGGCTTTGGCGACTCAGCGCAATTTAGTCGCCAGTTTAAGCGGTGGACGAATCTATCACCAAGCGCGTATAAAAAAATTCATAGAAATAGTGTTTTCATCCAACATCATTAG